In Taeniopygia guttata chromosome Z, bTaeGut7.mat, whole genome shotgun sequence, one genomic interval encodes:
- the COX7C gene encoding cytochrome c oxidase subunit 7C, mitochondrial: MLSAGVRRFATSAIRRSHYEEGPGKNLPFSVDNKWRLLAMMCVFFGSGFGAPFFIVRHQLLKK; the protein is encoded by the exons ATGCTGTCCGCCGGTGTCCGCCGCTTCGCCACCTCCGCCATCCGCCGCAGTCACTATGAGGAGGGACCCGGGAAG aaCCTCCCGTTCTCTGTGGACAACAAGTGGCGGCTGCTGGCGATGATGTGTGTGTTCTTCGGGAGCGGATTTGGTGCTCCTTTCTTCATAGTCAGACACCAGCTCCTGAAGAAGTGA